The Manis javanica isolate MJ-LG chromosome 14, MJ_LKY, whole genome shotgun sequence genomic interval AAAGGCACAACTCGGACCCGTGCAGTTCCTCCACCCCTGCTTTCCTCTTGTGCTGCAGGCCTCCTCGGAGGAGACCCTGCCCGCTGTCATATTCTGCCTTCTACAAGCCCCAGGACTGCAGGTCTCCCGGGCCAGACTGTGATCATATCTCTGAACCCCGCAGCAGTGAGCCGAGCCCAGGCCCCTGCTTCGGCTGGCTTTCAGGAGGTGTTGGTGGACCTCAGTCCCTGGGCTGTGCCCAGCCTGGGTCACTGCGTTAGCACCCGTGAGCTCCCTGGGACTCCAGGCAGTGGGAAGCCACAGAGGGCATGGGACAGGCTTCCCTTTCTTGTCCTCTGTCCCCACCATCCGTGACAGCCTGACTCAGCCCAGGGCCTTTGCCCAGAGCTGATCTGCGATGGGACCGTGAGGGACAGGGCGTGTGACAAGGGCTCATGCTGACGCGGCCCTGCCCTCCTCCGGTGGGCAAGCCTGGCCACCTACCTCTGCCCCGGGGACCTTGCTGCTGGTCTCCAGCTGCGTGTGGCTCCCGTCGCTGCAGCCTGGCTCCGGAAGGGTCCCGCGCTCTTGCTGTTCGTCGCCGCCCCCCTGCTTGGGGGTGTGGCTATGCCCCACTCCTCCAGGGGTGCTCTGGGAGGCCTCCCCCTCGGGCCCCTCTGCGTCCCAGCTCCTGTGTGTGGGCTCAGCCTCTCCACACCCTGCTCTCTCCGCCTCCTTCTCCGCAGGCCTGTCTGCCAGCTCCCCAGAGGGCTCCTCCTCCGTGGGGCTCTCACACCCGTTCTCCACCTCTGGGCTGGCGGCCTGGGGCTCCgtggcctccccctccccccgtCTCTCAGCCTTCCTGCACTCGGGGCCTCCCTCCGTGGCCCTGTCCTTctcctcctgcttctctgtcctGCTGGGTGTCCTCGGGGGAGTCTTCTCGGGGGACCGCAGGTTCCCCACTACTTCCTCCCCGACGGTCCCCTCACTGGGTGCAGGGGGTCCTGGGGCCTTGCTCTTGGGTGGGAACACCTCATCCCCATTCTCTTCCTGGGCACCGTTCTCCTGGGATGACTCTGAGGCTCTGACATCTCCGGGCTCCCCACAGTCCGACTGAGACCTTCGGAATCGCCTGGAAGGAGGGCGCCTCTTTATTGAGCCTCTTGTGCGCACCTGGAAGAAAGTGTTAAGGAGAATTACCCACAACCCGTAAAGAAGGCCACGGGGGTCACTGCACATTCCTTCAACGTCAGTCTAAAGCCCCGCCTCACAAGCCCGCCCAGACCACCGGGTGACCTGGGAGAATGCAATGCACCATCGTTTGTTATTCATCCAGCTTAGACCTGGTGGGACTGTAAAGTTACACAATAACCTGAGGATTTTTGTCTCATGAAGACACAAATGTTTTCTGCCCAGGACAAAAGATAACCTATGATTTTACAGCCTTGTAAAACATTAGTCACTTTGAGGTCGAACTTAGTTTTgttctaacttaaaaaaaaaattgcctatAAATAACCAGTTCCTTGAACGTTTGTTGAACAACCTTTAACATCTtagaagtttcctcaaaaattgaCGAGTTGAATAAAACCTATCTTTATTTTCTGCAAGAGTcatgttttaacattttgaaaattatactcTGACAAGGGTGAAGTTGATGGAGAAGAGGTTTAGCGGTCTGCTGACAGGCTAGCCCCGGTCCGGGACCTCATGGGTGCAGAGCTGGACAGTTGTGACCAGCTTTGGCCTTTCCCCAGCTTGGCCCTCCCTGACCCCAACAGTTG includes:
- the RCSD1 gene encoding capZ-interacting protein isoform X4, whose translation is MEERPADPNTSVDNSASPSVAQLAGRFREQAAAAKETPASKPARRKPPCSLPLFPPKAELGQNGEEKSLPNASHPPKIKVKSSPLIEKLQANLAFDPTALLPGASPKSPGLKAGGSPFQSPPSTPSSPGVRSRASEPEEVPVSFDQPPEGSHLPCYNKVRTRGSIKRRPPSRRFRRSQSDCGEPGDVRASESSQENGAQEENGDEVFPPKSKAPGPPAPSEGTVGEEVVGNLRSPEKTPPRTPSRTEKQEEKDRATEGGPECRKAERRGEGEATEPQAASPEVENGCESPTEEEPSGELADRPAEKEAERAGCGEAEPTHRSWDAEGPEGEASQSTPGGVGHSHTPKQGGGDEQQERGTLPEPGCSDGSHTQLETSSKVPGAEDSAPIQDTKM
- the RCSD1 gene encoding capZ-interacting protein isoform X3; translated protein: MEERPADPNTSVDNSASPSVAQLAGRFREQAAAAKETPASKPARRKPPCSLPLFPPKAELGQNGEEKSLPNASHPPKIKVKSSPLIEKLQANLAFDPTALLPGASPKSPGLKAGGSPFQSPPSTPSSPGVRSRASEPEEVPVSFDQPPEGSHLPCYNKVRTRGSIKRRPPSRRFRRSQSDCGEPGDVRASESSQENGAQEENGDEVFPPKSKAPGPPAPSEGTVGEEVVGNLRSPEKTPPRTPSRTEKQEEKDRATEGGPECRKAERRGEGEATEPQAASPEVENGCESPTEEEPSGELADRPAEKEAERAGCGEAEPTHRSWDAEGPEGEASQSTPGGVGHSHTPKQGGGDEQQERGTLPEPGCSDGSHTQLETSSKVPGAEEAQTEPPCLQEQSQPA
- the RCSD1 gene encoding capZ-interacting protein isoform X5, whose translation is MEERPADPNTSVDNSASPSVAQLAGRFREQAAAAKETPASKPARRKPPCSLPLFPPKAELGQNGEEKSLPNASHPPKIKVKSSPLIEKLQANLAFDPTALLPGASPKSPGLKAGGSPFQSPPSTPSSPGVRSRASEPEEVPVSFDQPPEGSHLPCYNKVRTRGSIKRRPPSRRFRRSQSDCGEPGDVRASESSQENGAQEENGDEVFPPKSKAPGPPAPSEGTVGEEVVGNLRSPEKTPPRTPSRTEKQEEKDRATEGGPECRKAERRGEGEATEPQAASPEVENGCESPTEEEPSGELADRPAEKEAERAGCGEAEPTHRSWDAEGPEGEASQSTPGGVGHSHTPKQGGGDEQQERGTLPEPGCSDGSHTQLETSSKVPGAEDPSPRCKT